In Schistosoma mansoni, WGS project CABG00000000 data, supercontig 0041, strain Puerto Rico, whole genome shotgun sequence, a single window of DNA contains:
- a CDS encoding rab, putative: protein MDSNIVDLEGTNECNNISKRIKIILVGSDENEPISTVGTDLKLYEMRLNNELVKLYIWDTAGTERFRNHMCPSYFRHAEGALVVYDVGCQKSFEELNVWIKMIAQHSGSRLVKVIIGNKNDLPARAVNVQKAEEYAKSINCAYLETSAKTGMNVRQAFITLASLIIEKNAQQLNTIKENNVVLREKSKKQVQCCHR from the exons ATGGATTCAAACATTGTTGATTTAGAAGGTACTAATGAATGTAATAATATAAGTAAacgtattaaaattattttggtTG GATCTGATGAGAATGAACCTATTTCAACAGTTGGTACCGATTTAAAATTATATGAAATGAGATTGAATAATGAATTAGTTAAACTTTATATATGG GATACAGCTGGTACAGAAAGATTTAGAAATCATATGTGTCCATCATATTTTCGTCATGCAGAAGGTGCCTTAGTAG ttTATGATGTTGGTTGTCAAAAAAGTTTTGAAGAATTAAATGTGTGGATTAAAATGATTGCACAACATTCTGGTAGTAGATTAGTTAAAGTTATAATTggcaataaaaatgattta CCAGCACGTGCTGTAAATGTACAAAAAGCTGAAGAATATGCTAAAAGTATTAATTGTGCATATTTAGAAACTAGTGCGAAAACTGGTATGAATGTAAGACAGGCATTTATCACACTAGCAAGTTTG aTTATCGAAAAAAATGCTCAACAGTTAAATACGATTAAAGAGAATAACGTTGTTTTACGTGAAAAATCTAAAAAACAAGTACAATGTTGTCATCGTTAA